In the genome of Anas platyrhynchos isolate ZD024472 breed Pekin duck chromosome 21, IASCAAS_PekinDuck_T2T, whole genome shotgun sequence, one region contains:
- the LOC139999245 gene encoding death-inducer obliterator 1-like — protein sequence MLQAKTQASPIQSQPNSQIRQHIRQSLKEMLWKRVNDSDDLVMTESEVGKVALNIEKEMFNLFQVMDNRYKSKYRSIMFNLKDPKNQGLFHRVLRGEISVSKLVRMKPEELLSKELSVWKEKPAKAMLESRNKSHEIKKAAVKREQVPDVNMEDSPPVSDSEEQQKSTQTVQNVNSAPSLDVFSSMLKDTTNEHRAHLFDLNCKICTGQISASEDELPPKKIKLMASAKKAVSKSKPEVQRKYESSAPSAAAEPAKEAASENTEETEVAPAAEAVSQSSLERTYIPTTQGHNNTDSSSEEPSTFPASCTGAVVTTVTVSGREPRTPMSGSSGTTTTALRSGTASGEVLTGETKQEMSKPVMTVPKSILTKPSSSPDPRYLAVHQSPNISVAEPRSPQGSDTSLFLSRLNTIWKGFINLQSVAKFITKAYPVSGCFDYLSEDLPDTIHIGGKISPKAVWDYVGKLKSSLCKELFLIRLIRFHPATEEEEVAYISLYSYFIRRGCFGVVTNNNRHVKNLYLIPLSSKDPIPSNLLPFEGPGLESSRPNLILGLVICQKGKRPATTMDTDKIETKRSRIQVQEETETSLYSKGPVASSQEKKTPKYTLYSGDSAVSTTLPGSPPPPPPLPVPETSSVTPSVLKIPSSIKSGTTSTVPPPVSATASTSATATHSSSSKTTTPLEYILQTLFGKKKTFEPLAKETEIVQSSNQEAKAAVDGGVSAVPLLDPIAQQFGQMSKDKATEDEEDDRPYDTEEEYDPEKAFEMQTGESKKLYSVEKPSNTAELKDEAYDLEDKTILEEAKVTVDDLPNKMYTDTKNTSVETPASYVPDLSASSSLVELQKMLEELNKQLEEQKRQTEEQEEALRQQRAAVGVSVAHFSVSDALMSPPPKSSLIETELFHQDQQTPPSTSFQPNFSTSNDSQSLQDMHKVSWSNEANPMFTSQEKGPGHFEPDRGLSAVQYEEQRNPQPHQFVEQTESPPVQGEGGPLPQHFEENRAGGPFSLSGQKGGPPAPLMLNAHGGPHGPNFRGPAPQFSEEHVSPNNDGQRGSAPGRFGSQKSPIPSLFSTQHGPQSPQNMKPTPRPLLDLPSHPPGHRKEMWEEAGPSAPLSGIPGQGPESEGQWSGSDFREGKNLEFRGQTFEGRQRERYEGGSKDKVLDQPEPQQADNRQSRPFEERRRDREHGRPWERDRGRNWNRDRDWERHRDKEWDKNRDRNQRDRERSRSRDRDRDRDRDRDRSREKEQDQDRDQDRERGKDRKDRSKSREIGKEMKPETPKEGQKPTEAEASSSTNQS from the exons atgct acaagcaaaaacacaagctagccctatccagtcgcagcccaactcacagattcgacaacatattcgtcagtccctaaaagaaatgttatggaagag agtcaatgatagtgatgatctggtcatgacagagagtgaagtagggaaagtagcactcaatattgaaaaggagatgtttaatttgtttcaagttatggacaaccgatacaagagtaaataccgcagcatcatgttcaatctcaaggacccaaaaaaccag ggactttttcatcgtgttcttcgtggagaaatctcagtgtcaaaactagtgagaatgaaacccgaagaacttttatctaaagaattgtctgtatggaaggagaaaccagccaaagcg atgttagagtcaagaaacaaatcacacgagatcaagaaagcagctgtaaaacgggaacaagtgccagatgtaaatatggaagattctcccccggtgtctgattctg aggagcagcagaagtcaacccaaactgtacaaaatgtaaatagtgctccttctctagacgtttttagcagtatgttgaaggatacaacaaatgaacatcgagcccatctttttgacctgaactgcaaaatctgtacag gtcagatttcagcatctgaagatgaattaccaccgaagaagataaaattaatggcttctgctaaaaaagcagtgtcaaaatctaaaccagaagttcagagaaaatatgaaagttctgcaccatcagcagcagcggagcctgctaaagaggcagcctctgaaaacacagaggaaaccgaagttgcacctgcagcagaagcagtttcccagtcaagcttagaaagaacttacattcctacaacccaaggccataacaacacagattcttcatctgaagaaccttcgacttttcctgcctcttgcactggtgcagttgtcacaactgtaacagtttctggccgagagcctagaacaccaatgagcggctcctctggtactacgacgacagccctgcgttctggtactgcatctggtgaagttttaacaggggagacaaagcaggaaatgtcaaaaccagttatgactgttcccaaatcaatattaacaaagccatcgtcctcaccagatccaagatacttagctgttcatcagtcacccaatatcag tgttgctgagccacgctcacctcaaggcagcgatacttctctcttcctctctcgcctcaacaccatttggaaaggatttattaatctgcagagtgtggccaaatttatcactaaagcatatcctgtctccgggtgctttgattatcttagtgag gatttaccagacacgattcatattggtgggaagatctcaccgaaggcagtctgggattatgttggcaaactcaaatcttcactttgtaag gaattgtttttgattcgtttgattcgtttccatcctgccacagaagaagaagaagttgcctatatctctctctactcctattttatcagacgtggttgttttggtgttgtaactaataacaacagacatgtcaagaatctctacctgatcccactgagttctaaggacccaattccttccaacctcttgccctttgagggaccag gtctcgagtcttcacgtccgaatttaattcttggattggttatctgtcagaaagggaagcgtcctgctactaccatggatacagacaaaatagagacaaagcgcagccgaattcaggtgcaagaggaaacagaaacatcgctgtactctaaggggccagtagcttcttcacaagaaaagaaaactccgaaatacacactgtattcgggagactcagctgtaagtacaacactacctggatctcctccacctccacccccacttcccgttccagaaacctcatcagttacaccttcagtattaaaaataccgtcctcgattaagagtggaaccacaagtactgtaccaccaccagtttcagctaccgcttctacaagtgctactgctacgcattcttcatcctcaaaaactaccacacctcttgagtacatcctccagacactttttggtaaaaagaagacttttgaacctcttgctaaggagactgaaattgtccagtcttcaaatcaggaagctaaagcagctgtggatggaggtgtgtcagctgttcctttgctagatcccattgcacaacagtttggacagatgtcaaaagacaaagctacagaagatgaggaggatgacaggccatacgataccgaagaagaatatgatccagagaaagcttttgaaatgcagaccggtgaaagcaaaaaactgtatagtgtggagaagcccagtaacacagcagaactaaaggatgaggcctatgatctggaagacaaaactatcttggaggaagcaaaagttacggttgatgatttacctaacaaaatgtatacagacactaaaaacacttccgtggaaacacctgcctcgtatgtgccagatttatctgcgtcttcatccttggtggaactgcaaaaaatgttagaagaattaaacaaacaattagaagagcagaaacgacaaactgaggagcaagaagaagccctcagacaacaacgagcagctgttggtgtttcagtggctcacttctcggtgtctgatgctttaatgtcacctccaccaaaatcttccctaatagagactgaattgttccatcaggaccaacag acacctccaagtacgtcttttcagcctaatttctccacatctaatgacagtcagtctttgcaagatatgcacaaagtatcctggtcaaacgaggcaaatccaatgtttacttctcaggaaaagggacctggtcactttgaaccagacaggggtctttctgcggtgcaatacgaagaacaaagaaaccctcagcctcatcaatttgtagaacaaactgaatctccaccagttcagggtgagggtggacctctcccacagcactttgaggagaaccgagctggaggtccgttttctttgtctgggcagaaaggaggacctccagcaccactgatgctcaatgcacacggaggacctcatggacctaattttagaggcccagcgccacagttctcagaagagcatgtttctccaaataacgatggacaaagaggatctgcccctggaagatttggaagtcaaaagagtcccattccttccttattttctacacagcatggaccacagtcgccacaaaatatgaagccaaccccaagaccactcctggaccttcccagtcatccaccaggccacagaaaggagatgtgggaggaagctgggccgtctgcacctctttctggtattcctgggcaagggcccgagtcagaaggacagtggtcaggatctgacttccgagaaggcaaaaatcttgaatttagaggccagacatttgaagggagacagagagagagatacgaaggaggaagtaaagacaaggttttagatcagccagagcctcagcaagcagataatcgacaaagcagaccctttgaggaaagacgaagggatcgagaacatggcagaccttgggaaagagaccgtggcagaaactggaacagagacagggactgggagagacacagagacaaagaatgggataaaaacagagacagaaaccaacgtgacagagaacgatcaagaagcagagacagagatcgtgacagagaccgagaccgggatcgaagcagggaaaaagagcaagatcaagacagagatcaagatcgtgaaagaggaaaagatcggaaagatcggagtaaaagtagggagatcggtaaagagatgaagccagaaacacctaaggaaggtcagaaaccaacagaagcagaagcttcatcttccactaatcagtcatag